The genomic DNA ACTGAGAAGGTGGCCTCTGAAGGCCAGGCCTTCCCTGCCTGCACAGTCCAGTCCTGCTCCTAGAGCAGGTGGCCCTGAGGTTAGTGCTGACGCCCTCATTTTGGTGGGTGGTGGGGTGTACGTTGCCTGGTGGGTCCCAGAAGATTTTTCACTGTGGAATAACTTCTGACAAGTTTTCCTCCCTGACGCACCCTCCATTTAATTTGTGGGCTCGGGACTATGAAATCATTACTTCTTTCAATGCTGCTTTTCTTGGAAGTTAGGTAAAATGCTTTGGTCTTTTGGAAATTTCAGTTTGGGCACATGTAGGCAGagtggttttgttttccttcctgaaaTAGTTGAAGAAGGATGAGCTCTATACCCCCAGCGGTTTTCCtaactttccttcttccctcagACCATCAGTGCTACAACGGCTCGGGCTCGGATTATAGAGGCACCGCAAGCACCACGAAGTCAGGGCACCAGTGCCAGCCGTGGGCCCTGCAGCACCCCCACAGCCACCACCTGTCCAGCACAGACTTTCCCGAGCTGGGAGGGGGTCACGCCTACTGCCGGAACCCTGGAGGCCAGATGGAGGGCCCCTGGTGCTTTACGCAGAATAAAAACGTACGCGTGGAACTGTGTGACGTACCCTCGTGTAGTAtgtattctctctttttgaaTTGTTGACTGTTGAGTGAGCCTTGTGACGAGCGCACTGTGTGCTGCTCGGGCCTTGGGCGCGCCTGGGTACGGTGGGGACCGTGGCCCCTCTCACCACTGTGATCGCTTGTTTTAAATAAAGCTGTTGCTGGTTTTAAAAGTAATACCTGGCCATTATATTAAGGgctgttttaaaatacagaaatgtctGGAGAATAATGTGCAGATCGCCCCTAACTTTGCCATCAGTGGTGACTGCTGTTTGCATGTGAGGCCTCTGTCAGCCCTTTTCCGCCGTATGGTCCCGGGATGTTCACTCTGGCACCTTGTTTCTCCAAAAACATTAGTGCATAGCTTTTCCCAATATTAGTAAAAATgctgtccctcccacctccagcttCGAAGCTTTTCGCTACTGTAGATTTAGTAGAGTGAGGTGAAAATAAAACTCAGTTCTCTCAGTCATGCCTTGCAAGTGTGTAATACTATAATTTTTTCCCAGTAAGCATTGGtgattttaaatagataataataaaacaaatgatggTGCAAACGTGTGAACGGTGCTCACATCTCTGACCTCGGCATGAGGGGCACGGCATCTACTCCTACCCTGATAATGAAAAGTGAACCCAAGTCTCTGCTGCCCCCAGGGCTTCTGGAACATCCGCCTCTGGGGGGGCGAGGGGAGGGACAGTGCtgtttgtagttttgatttgatcttattttggggggacgGGGTAGGGTAAGACTGGGTTTGGGACAACTTGATTTGCTCCTAAGGTGCCAATCCGAGCATTTTTAGAACTGAATTAATACTTTCAGATATTCCATTGACCAGAAATCACTAGTTTGTTTCCAGTCCCCCATCATAGGGCCGTCTAAGTCTGGTGTAATTATTTTCAGGGTTAAGGAGAAAACCTAGGGATGCAGGAAAGTGGCCTTCCAGAGAGCGAGCGAGCTTTCTGCCGCACGTGGGAGATGGGTTGGCCTCCTTAAATGGTGCCACCTTCTCTCAGAATGCAGGTGCTTTGAAGGGCCCGGGGTGCTCTGGGCCAAGTAGCCCgggaggagccagccctgccGGAATCGCGCTGAGTGCCTGTGTCACTGCAGCCCTGCCGGCCAGGAGCCGCGGGCGCCTTTCTATGAATCCTGCAGAGGGAGACAAAGCGCCGCTCTTCATTGAGACCGGACCCTGAAGGAAACCTGCCTAGGCCTAGACTGTGCCTCATGTTTTTGAAGAATTATTGTGTCCCCGCTGCATATTGTATTAggacaaactcctgggctgccagtgctattttaaatcaaatgcacttttaattattattctaaaaGAATATGTTATCATtatacaaaaatgtgaaaaaacacattaaaatgttgaATGAGGAAAAGGATCATTGCTAACCCCGGGACCAAGTTTCATGCACCAAGGACAAGGGTATTTCGCCGACTTGGCAGTCCCTGAGGAGGCCTTAGTGAGAGCAGAACAGGGCAGAGCACCTCGGCTGTGTTCCGCTAGTCTGTAGCGGGATGTGCATTTTTTGCGGTTCACCTTTCTTGGGGTTTGGTGTGGAGTTTTGCCCCTTCCTGTAATTTATCGGTTATCCATTTGCAGTTAATATTTTGGCTGGAGGTGGGAGTTAGAAGGGGGGGCATTTCTGAAAACTCATGGAAGCCTTATCATTGTCCACAGGCCCCCAAGACAGCAGCAAGATGGGGATTCTGTACATCCTGGTGCCGAGCATCGCGATTCCACTGGTCATCGCTTGCCTTTTCTTCTTGGTCTGCATGTGCCGGAATAAGCAGAAGGCTTCCGCGTCCTCACCGCAGCGCCGGCAGCTCATGGCCTCGCCCAGCCAGGACATGGAAATGCCGCTGATCGGCCAGCACAAACAGGTCGCCTGCTTCTGCACGCTGACGAGGGGCACGTCCGGGCTTGCCCTCGGGTTTAATCCCGGGATCAGTGGCCTGTGGCATTAGGCTTCTTACGTTACTGCGCATGTAACACGTGATTCTTTTAGACTGTTGAccactttgacatttcttctcCTAAACTCCATCAAGATGTGCGTGTCCTCAGACAGTGATGGCATGTGTGCTGGGAACACACGGCTTCTCCCCTAAGGGCTGCTCTGCTGGGCCCCAGCAGTCCATCCTCTCTGCTCCAGTGCCTCCGCTCTGCCCACAGGACACACAAGAAAAAGAGGGTCcaaatttccccccaaatttgAGGTTTATATGGCATTCTAAGGGACTGGGAACTGTTTCTGGTCAGTTTGGGGCTGaattggttttgctttgtttggcTTTTCAAGACAGGATAGAACACCAGTCTCTGAATGGGAGCAGGAGGGACAGGCCACCCCTGGGAGGGCTCTTGGAGGGCAGCAGCTGAGAAAGTGTCCCTCAGCCTTGCTGGCTGCAGTGAAGGGGCCATTCGTTCGGCTGTGGGTGAGCGTCAGTCCCCCCCCCTGCTTGGCTGGGTTTCCATGGTGGTTGGGAAGCTAATTTGGCTCTTCAGCGAGGAGGTCACTGAGGGCTTGCTGCAGGCACGGCCTGGCCAGTGAGGAGGACACAGAGCCCCGGGCTTGCACTGAGGTCCAAGAGCCTCTAGGAAGGACAGGGCCACCACAGGACGGAGCAGGCGTGGAGGCTAATGGGTTGCGGGGCTCCAGCATCTGCGTTACCTGAGGGTGCGCCTGCCAAAAGGGCATTTACCTGAGACAGACCCATGGAGGGCACCTCTGCAAAAGAACCAGCCTGGGCTCTAAAAGTGACAAAATCACGAAAGACAAAACAGTCATTGGGGGCCACTGCAGGGCCCATTAGAAAAGACATGGCATTTCGATGTGACATGGCAGCACATAGGGGAGGTGAAAGGAGCAGGGCTGGACGATCCCAGGGGTGACCCTGGGCGGCTGGTGCACAGGCTGGGCTGTGAGGGGTGACAGGTGCTCGCACACATGTGAATGGGATGGGTGTCTGGAGTGGCATCTTTGGAGGGACCCAATTTGTAGCCTTCGGGACCCATTGAAGGTTTCAGACAGGAGGCAATAGTGGCACCCAGGCCGCATTTGAGACTAATCACAGAGCTGCGTGGCGGGAGGCTAAGGTGGCGGGAACCGGGGTCTCCAGCTAGGCTGTGCCTGAGAAGGCCACAGGCCTCCACCCTCCCGAGCTCCTCGCGCCTTCTTCCAGCTTGCGATGACAGCAGTGTTTCACGGGGGCATTTCTTCTTGGCAGGCCAAGCTCAAAGAGATCAGCCTGTCCACGGTGAGGTtcctggaggagctgggagaggACCGCTTTGGGAAAGTCTACAAAGGCCACCTGTTTGGGCCCACCCCCGGGGAGCAGACCCAGGCCGTCGCCATCAAAACGCTGAAAGACAAAGCGGAGGGGCCCCTCCGGGAGGAGTTCCGGCACGAAGCCATGCTGCGGGCGCGGCTGCAGCACCCCAACATCGTCTGCCTGCTGGGCGTGGTGACCAAGGACCAGCCACTCAGCATGGTCTTCGGCTACTGCCCGCACGGCGACCTCCACGAGTTCCTGGTCATGCGCTCCCCGCACTCAGACGTGGGCAGCACCGACGACGACCGCACGGTGAAGTCCGCCCTGGAGCCCCCTGACTTTGTGCACGTGGCGGCACAGATCGCAGCAGGGATGGAGTACCTGTCCAGCCACCACGTGGTGCACAAGGACCTGGCCACCCGCAACGTGCTCGTGTATGACAAGCTCAGCGTGAAGATCTCAGACTTGGGCCTCTTCCGAGAGGTGTATTCTGCAGATTACTACAAATTGCTGGGGAACTCGCTGCTGCCCATTCGCTGGATGTCCCCGGAGGCGATCACCTACGGCAAGTTCTCCACCGACTCGGACATCTGGTCCTACGGCGTGGTGCTGTGGGAGGTCTTCAGCTACGGCCTGCAGCCCTACTGCGGCTACTCCAACCAGGACGTGGTGGAGATGGTCCGCAGCCGGCAGCTCTTGCCCTGCCCGGACGACTGCCCCGCCTGGGTGTACGCCCTCATGGTGGAGTGCTGGAGCGAGTTCCCCGGCCGGCGGCCCCGCTTCAAGGACCTCCACGGCCGGCTCCGAGCGTGCGGCAGCCTCTCCAACTGCACCAGCTCAGCGCAGACCTCGGGCGCCAGCAACGCCACGCAGACCAGCTCGCTGAGCACCAGCCCGGTGAGCAACGTGAGCAACGCCCGCTACCCGGGGCCCAAGCAGAAGGCCCAGCCCTTCCCGCAGCCCGCCTTCATCCCCATGAAGGGCCCGGTCAGGCCCCTGGTGCCCCCGCCGCAGCTCTACATCCCGGTCAACGGCTACCAGCCGGTGCCGGCCTACGGGCCCTACCTGCCCGGCTTCTACCCGGTGCAGATCCCCATGCACATGGCCCCGCAGCAGGCGCCAGCCCCGATGGCCCCCAAGCCCAGCTCGCACCACAGCGGCAGCGGCTCCACCAGCACGGGCTATGTCACCACCGCGCCTTCCAACACGTCCGTGGCGGACAGGGCGGCCCTGCTCTCGGAGGGCCCGGAGGACACGCACAATGTCCCTGAAGACCCGGCCCAGAGCCCCgtgcaggaggcggaggaggaggaggaagggtccGTCCCGGAGACCGAGCTGCTGGGAGACAGCGACACCTTGCAGGTGGACGAGGCCCAAGGCCCGCTGGAAGcctgaggggcagggcagggcctggggggagAAGCCCGTGACCCCGTGGGGACGCCAGCGCCCTGAGAAGACGAGGCCCGCGGTGTCCAGGGCCCACGTGGCGGCTGGCTTGCGGGCTGGCGGTGTGAGGCCTGCCCCCAGGAGCCCCGAGCAGCCTCACCCTCCGACTGGACGGTGGCCGCCAACGCTGCCTGCGTTTATCCCGGCGGCAGTCGGTAGTGAGCAGCGAGTGCTTTGCGGTAGAATCGGTAGCGACGTCGCTCCGTATTGTGTGTGGATGGAGCGTCTGAAACTTGGGGAACACAGGTGTTTGGAAGGCGGCAAGGTGGCGCCCTGAGTTTCCAGGCTGCCGCCACCGCGCGGGTTTGAGGACTGTGGGCCCTGCCGCTCCTGCGccgggcccctcccctccccgcgcccgggcccctcccctccccgcgcctgcgcccctccccgcgcccgggcccctcccctccccgcgcccgcgcccctccccgcgcccaggcccctcccctccccgcgcccgggcccctcccctccccgcgcccgggcccctcccctccccgcgcccgcgcccctcccctccccgcgcccgcgcccctccccgcgcGGGGGCCCAGCCGGAAGGGCCTGGCAGCTCTGAAATGGGAGTTCCCAGTATTACGCCAAAATGTGCCTTTACACAAACCGACACAATTTTGTTCTTTGTGAAACGGTTTTGAGTATACTGCatatgtattttgcccacttttctgGAATTCAAGGGAAAATGTTCCTTGGATTTGGAATGTTCAAAGGAAGCAATATTGTACAGAACacagtattgttattttttttaagaatcatgTACAGAccttaaatgtaatttatatgtttttaatatgcCATTTTCATTGAAGCATTTTGATCCTAAGATAATGACTTAGTAATTTAACTGCTCGTGTTACCTACATTGGGCGCCTTGGTGTGCTTGTCTTTGTTCCACGTGTGAGCCAGGGCCCTTCATTTCAGAGCCCTGCGGCACTCAGGCGCACAGGCTGCCCTGTGTACCCGCGCATGCTGTCGGTCCCACTTGTAAATCCCACAGCTGGCGTGTCCAGTAAAGCAAAAGAGACGTCTGGTGGCTCTCTTGAAGGCTGTGAGGACACTGGGCAGCAAAGGCCCAGCCGAGCGACGAGGTGCTCAGCGGGTCGGGAGGTTTGCTGGGGACCAGGAGCTCCATGCTAACGTGGGTGCGTGTTGGCAGGCAAATGCAGACACAGTTCCGTGGCTTTTCTCTGTTAGGTCTTGAGAGCATATTAACTGCAGATGGTGTGAAGGTGGTCTTTGATgttaaacccatcccctcctgagGGCCCAGCGCCCCTGACATCTTTAGGCTTGGAGCAGGAATGGgtccagggaggggtgggggcatggGCTTCCTTTGCCAcctgcccagggctgcctgcAGCCCTGCTCCATCTGCAGCGGGGCCACTGTGCCAAGGTacacctgggctggagtacagcaGGGCCAGGCCTCCTGGGCTTCCAGTATAACTGGAAGTGGCCTCAGGGCTTCCAGTATAACTCATGATGGGGAAAACGTGAGAACTCACTCGGACGCAGACCCACCTGTAACAGCACATGCCCTCACCTGGAGTAGACCCCACATGCTCGGTCACCAAACTGACCGTGCCATCCTGAACCTCGGGTTTATCATGTTGTGGGGAGAAGTCATAGCTTACCCTAACTCATTGCGAGGCTCATGGCTGAGGCCCCTAtatcaaaagacagattaataggagcaaagcatacaaatgtatttactATGACTTTTCCATGGCACTTGGACCTTCAGAAACAACGCAAAGAAGCAGGGAAAGCAGGgaaatttgtgtgtttttatgctAAGTTTGGTGAAGAGTGGATAGTTGTGCAGAAGAGTGATTGGACAAAGGGGGTCAGACTTAACGGTAGTAGACTAGGGGTGCTTAGCCAGGCCCAtccagattcttctctgtgtcccttcaGAGATAAGGACACTCTGTTCCTCTGGGTACAGGGAGGGCACCTCTGGAATGGGCGTTCTATGACCTGCCTCTGAAGAGAAAGGTGGTGGAGAGGCAGAGGGCCCACCCTGCCCTGTAGTTTCCCCATGTGCAGGGTGTTCTGTCCTGAGCCCCATCCCTGTTGTCCCTGGCTTTCAAATCATACTACTCATGGATAGTTcccacacacaaataaacaagtaaaatgtcTCAGTGTGCATCCCAAAATCAGGATGGACCCCTTGCAGAAGGAGGTAATGTGATCGGGGTGAGGACTCAGAGCGCCCTCCTGGCCAGGGTGGCCCGGATGGCATTTTAAAGGAACTTGGGGCTAAATGGAGTTACTTCTCATTTTCGCTGATCTGAAAGAGGAACTGGCTGTAGTTTGGTACACCTGATGCTCTAACCGGTCTGTTGAGACCCGAGAGTGAAAGTGGGAGATAGGCAGCTCTCCCCGAAAGCCCAGCCAGTGCTGTCACTTGGCCCAAAGAACACAGCACTCCAGGCACTGGCAGCACCACGGAGCTGTGGCCACAGAGACCTGGTGGAAGAGCACTGCGGGTGTATTTCGGCAGAGCGAGGGAAATTTGGGCTTGGGGAGTTTTTGGAAGGGTCTAAATATAACATCTCCATTCATTATAGTCATTCTAATTGTAAAATcttgataaaatgtaaaatcatcaTAAGGAAgattactgaatatttaaagtTCCTGCACTTGAACAATAGCAACTTAGTTGGAATGTTCCAGAACAATTGCTTCTAGAGCTAAGTTGCACAGTTCAGGTAAATGTCACTGTAACATGTCTGCCCTTGTTCATACCCACAAAAGAAGGACTTTTACACAGGTATTGAGTAACTCACTTAAATGTCATTGAGTTTTAATTGAGCTGTACAAAGCCACAAATACCTTTGCACTCCTTGTATTTTTTGACGATAATAATTGTTGAAACAGTCTATCAGAGCATTGGGTAAATTTTTCTGTGCTAATTTAGGGTATGTGGCGAAATACTCCAGTTCACTAGAGTTTCCAACTAACTCAGGAAAATCCCTTGGGTCTCAACATGGAAATGCTTTACTCTCAGTTAAAAGTTTTAGTTCAACCTCACAGTTCCTTGTTGATAGCTATTTTGGGGTAGTTTGTGACCTTATAATGATTTTTGGAACAACTCTTGCACAGGCATGAGTTCTATATAAATGGTTTTTACAGGgacatttaaaatcttctttaagATGAACTTATAAAAGGGGTGTCAAAGTAAACATACTTCCAGGTGAGCTCTCTGACCTAGCCTCCGCTAGTCCCTGTGAACTTTCCAAGATCAGTTCTATCCCCAACCCCTGCCTCCCAAAGTAGTAGAGACCGCAGATATTCCCTGGCCTGGCATTCTGTGGGTGCCCAATAATTGGCTCCTGAAATAAAAGAGTAATGCTTCATTTAGGTAGAGAAGGCCTGGATTTAGGATTTACCTGATTCCAGCTACAAAGGACATAAGCCTCGCTGCCAGTTTAAACTCAGGACAGTAGAGTCTTTACAGCGTTGTGCTGGGTTTTCAGGTTAGCTTCAGTTCTTCGATTCCTGAAGAGCTGATCCATTCCTATAGTTCAAAGGCACCATGGCAagtttccttcctcttttgcCCCAACTTCCCCCGACCTTTCCCCTTCAAGTAGCTGCTTTATCTGTTTCATGGGGCTCTTCCCACAGTTTTTCATGCATGTGTAAGTAAATATACCTAtatgttcttatatttattccttttactATTTTACACAAATGGTAACGTTCTCTACAAGGTGCTTTCTGCCTTGCTGTTTTCCCTGAGCAGCACACTTGGCTATCTCGGCATGTCAGGATGGGAAGCTCTGGGTTCTTTAGTATTCGGTGGGGGATGAACCACGCTTTGTCGAACCCGTGGCTCACTCTCCAGCTGCCCCTTGTCGCTGCAGAGTCTGCGAACATAGTGTACTTTTTCAGAATCAAACGAAATAAATTCCCTAACACAGATGTATTAGCCAATATCCTCCCAGAGCGACAGAAGCAACAGGATGTAGATGGACAGACAGGTAGACGAGAGGGGTGTCTTAGGGCGGTTGGCTCACATGATCACGGGGGCTGAGAAGTCTCGGACAGGCCGTCTGCACGCTGGAGACCCTCGGATGCTGGACCGTGGCTctgtccaagtccaaaggcctgagaaccagaggcCACTGGAGTGAGTCCTGGAGTCCACAGGCCAGGGAGTCCAGAGTTGTTTAGGGACAGGACACGCAGGGTGTCTCAGCTTCAGCGGATGGATGGGCACGtttgccttttctgtttctgttttctctgggGCCCGGCAGAGGGGGCGACGCCTGCCCACACTGAGGGCGGCTCCTCCCACCAGCCACATGCCATCTACTCTGGAAACGCCCTCACAAGCACCCCAAAGTGATGCCTCACCGGGTTTCTGGGCGTCCCTTAGTGTGGTCAAGTTGACGCCTTCACAGCTGTCATTTCACTGTGGTACTAGCTGACCTGACAGGTGTGAAATGGTACCTCATTGaaattttttactttacatttttaatttagttttaatttgcatttccctgatgactagagggGTTGAACACACCTTTTCACAGTTCCTGGccatgtggttttcttttccatGAATTGAGTccttatgtcttttgcccatttctgtTGAGTGGTTTGTCATTTTCTTGCTGTGCCATGGGAGTCTTCACATATTCTGGATGCCAGCCCTTACCTGGCCAGGTGAGATAAAAATATCTTGTCCTATCTATTACTTGGCTTTTAACTTTGTATCTGTCTCACAGAATCTTTTGCTTTTAACGTAGTAAAGTTAATCAGCTTTTACATTATGTGTCTTTGTGTCTTATGTGACAATTCTTTCTCTGTCCTGAGGTCCCATAAGTACCAAGCAATATTTTCttataacaattttaaagtttGCTTTTCACATTCAGGTCTTTAGTctagaatacatttttttgtgtgcatgGTGTGAGGTAGGAAAATAAATGCAGCTATTTTTCTATAGGATAGCCCATtgtccagcatcatttattaagagttgatatttattaatgtaattcCACTTTTCTAACAAGCATGTATTGTATCACAAGTATGTATAACATATGAAGAAGTCAGTTTCTAGACTATTTTCTTCACTGGGTGACTTATCtaaacacattttcaaaacaaatgcttctttaaaaacaatatcttctattttcaatattttaattttgagctTTATGCTACTGTGTGTGTGATACATTATGTAGGTTGAGAAAGCGCATTCTGAGTCGCTCACAGCGGCTTGGCCCCGCCCCCTCAGGCACTGTCGGCAGGTGGGTAGCAGAGCTGAGACAGAAGATGGACACCTTGGCGTTGTGCCTCTGGATTGCTTGTTGGCCACACGACTGTGCCGTTTTCCCTCAGCCCTTCCTGGTGGTGATCTCAGGAGGAACTGGCATACTTGGGGTCACCCTCCTTGGAAAccaatcagtaaatatttgattgatCAGCAGTgtacatttatttacaaaatgagatTATTGTTAATATGTAAGACATGGTACTGCAAGTCAAAAAAACGTCATCACCAATCCTGTTACTGAATTTCCTTTTAGAACTTTCCAGTGTCTCTTAACTGGGCATCCAGTCATGAAATTTAGCCTTGTACACTTGTGAATTGTTGAGTAATGTACCCAGCCTTTAAAATTCACATGGGGGATTCATTGTAGTGGGGTGCATGGCACATCttggattcattttattttctgaaataagatGTGGTTGAGAAATAATCACtgtatgtttcctttttcatgtttGGGAATCAGATGTGATGTCAACTGTGGTGGACAGATCCTAAGGCCACCCCCCCCACCATCCTCACTTTCTGGTGTTCATGCCTATGGGTGATCCCTCCCTGAGAGTGGACGGGACTTGTGGCCAAGGTGATGGGCTGGCCTTCCCCTGATTAGGGACATGATGTACTCCACGACCTGCAGTCTCGCTCCAGCCTCCTCTCTGTGGCTTTGCAACACAAACTGCCATGAGTCAGCCCCACGGACACAATGGCACAAACTCTGTTGACCCAGCCCTGGTAACATTGTGACTTCAGCCTGAGAGACCCTGTGCAGAGGACCCCAGTGGGCAGTGCCTGGACTCTGGCTCCCAGAAACTTGGAGATGATACATGTGTTGCCATTGCAAGCAACAGTGCTTGCAGTAATTGCTATGTAGCAATAGAAACCAATACATTGACTTACAGATAATTTCTGAAAGTCACTTTCCTGGCTAATGCATATGTTGGTTGGAATGTTCCAGCCAGTTCCACTGAGTTTGTATTTATCCAGATAAGAGATACGAGAATATTTATGTTAACTCTTTCCCAGGGCCTATTACATTAACCTGTAGTTGAATGCTCACGAGTGGTTCTAAAACATGCAATAGCTCCAACTTTTATTTGCCAAAGTCAGATCGCTTCAGCTTGCACCTGCAACAGGGAAGGGCCCTGCCCTTCTAggtcactgctgtgtccccagcacccagcagggcCTGGTACAGGGggctaaagaaatatttgttgaggccgggcgcggtggctcacgcttgtaatcctagcactctgggaggccgaggcgggcagattgctcaaggtcaggagttcaaaaccagcctgagcgagaccccgtctctactataaaaatagaaagaaatcaattggccaactaatatatatatataaaaaaattagccgggcatggtggctcgtgcctgtagtcccagcaactcgggaggctgaggcagtaggattgcttgagcccaggagtttgaggttgctgtgagctaggctgacgccacggcactcacactagcctaggcaagaaagcgagactctgtctcaaaaaaaaaaaaaaaaaaaaaaaaaagaaatatttgttgaaaaaacagGTAAATGAACAAACAGTTGTCATCATATCCTTAATATTGTTACCATAATCCTCTGTCTCTGCCCCCATGGTGGGTGTTCCATGTGCACTGTCTCCCCAGTCAGCTACACAGCCTTGTTGTTGGGTAAGTGGAATCAGCCTCATCTGACAAGCAGGAAGCTGAGGTTCCCAGAGTTTAGCGATGGCCGGAGATCAAGTGGAGATTCGGTGGCAGCAGTGCTCAGGGCCGGCCTTCTCTATTGCAACACAGAAgcttgaaattaaatatttaatttcaatatttaatttaaatttaatatttaatttaaatatttaatatttaaatatatttaaaactcatAAGCAAATATATATGTCTGTGCACAgacatatactaaaatttatatacattttatttattaaaatgtatatatactttatttaccaaaatttatatatatatttaataaaaagacgGACATTCCCTCCCATCTACTCTGATCTCTTCCTCTAAAGGGAGGGCGGTTTTGAAGCTCAGTGGGACCTGAGGTTTGCGTCCCTGCGTTTCTTGTCACCCGCGAACACCCCATGCCTGTAGATGGCGCTTGAGTTCTTGTCGCCATCTGGCGTTCCTCCGCTCCTCAGCAAGGTCTGAATTTACTCCTGGTGTCCTTGGCTCTTTGGAGAGAGTATTTTCTCACGATGAATACAGCTGGGTGGTCCCATTATGCAagattcctcatctgtgaatTATTTAGTGAAGAGAAGTGCTTGCGAATGCTTAACTTCTGCTAGCCATACAGACACCTCCGTGCTCACCACTGGGCAGGAAGTAGAAGCACAGGGCTTCTTACAGATCTGTCTGTCCCAGGAGTGAAGGTGCTGGGAAGAGAGCTGGCATTTATGG from Microcebus murinus isolate Inina chromosome 12, M.murinus_Inina_mat1.0, whole genome shotgun sequence includes the following:
- the ROR2 gene encoding tyrosine-protein kinase transmembrane receptor ROR2 codes for the protein MAQGSTLPRRAPLWSPAVWVAAALLLSVPRTSGEVEVPDPNDPLGQLDGQDSPIPTLKGYFLSFLEPVNNITIVQGQTAILHCKVAGNPPPNVRWLKNDAPVVQEPRRIIIRKTEYGSRLRIQDLDTTDTGYYQCVATNGVKTITATGVLFVRLGPTHSPNHNFQDDSHEDGFCQPYRGIACARFIGNRTIYVDSLQMQGEIENRITAAFTMIGTSTHLSDQCSQFAIPSFCHFVFPLCDARSRAPKPRELCRDECEVLESDLCRQEYTIARSNPLILMQLQLPKCEALPMPDSPDAASCMRIGIPAERLGRYHQCYNGSGSDYRGTASTTKSGHQCQPWALQHPHSHHLSSTDFPELGGGHAYCRNPGGQMEGPWCFTQNKNVRVELCDVPSCSPQDSSKMGILYILVPSIAIPLVIACLFFLVCMCRNKQKASASSPQRRQLMASPSQDMEMPLIGQHKQAKLKEISLSTVRFLEELGEDRFGKVYKGHLFGPTPGEQTQAVAIKTLKDKAEGPLREEFRHEAMLRARLQHPNIVCLLGVVTKDQPLSMVFGYCPHGDLHEFLVMRSPHSDVGSTDDDRTVKSALEPPDFVHVAAQIAAGMEYLSSHHVVHKDLATRNVLVYDKLSVKISDLGLFREVYSADYYKLLGNSLLPIRWMSPEAITYGKFSTDSDIWSYGVVLWEVFSYGLQPYCGYSNQDVVEMVRSRQLLPCPDDCPAWVYALMVECWSEFPGRRPRFKDLHGRLRACGSLSNCTSSAQTSGASNATQTSSLSTSPVSNVSNARYPGPKQKAQPFPQPAFIPMKGPVRPLVPPPQLYIPVNGYQPVPAYGPYLPGFYPVQIPMHMAPQQAPAPMAPKPSSHHSGSGSTSTGYVTTAPSNTSVADRAALLSEGPEDTHNVPEDPAQSPVQEAEEEEEGSVPETELLGDSDTLQVDEAQGPLEA